A genomic region of Trichothermofontia sichuanensis B231 contains the following coding sequences:
- a CDS encoding YraN family protein: MAKQTAIVGQLGEAIVAQWLQAQGWEVLAHRWHCRWGEIDLIVRSGALPGGGSPISQGRCDGDTAGLNPMPNQPTLAFVEVKTRQQGNWDANGLLAITRQKQAKLWKAAQLFLADAPHLANLPCRFDVALITYGPAPRLRSAPVPVSGDSESAGEGAIALGQPVYRDGYRLTLATYLPHAFVGLEV, from the coding sequence GTGGCTAAACAAACGGCAATCGTCGGGCAGTTAGGGGAAGCGATCGTGGCCCAGTGGTTACAAGCCCAGGGCTGGGAGGTGCTGGCGCACCGTTGGCATTGTCGCTGGGGGGAGATTGATCTCATTGTTCGGAGTGGGGCGTTACCCGGTGGCGGTAGTCCGATTTCCCAGGGGAGGTGCGACGGGGATACGGCTGGGCTGAACCCAATGCCCAACCAGCCAACCCTTGCCTTTGTGGAAGTCAAAACCCGTCAGCAGGGGAATTGGGATGCCAATGGTTTGTTGGCGATCACTCGGCAAAAACAGGCCAAGCTCTGGAAGGCGGCCCAATTATTTTTAGCGGATGCCCCCCACCTAGCTAACCTGCCCTGTCGGTTTGATGTGGCGTTGATTACCTATGGCCCTGCCCCCCGGTTGCGGTCTGCACCTGTGCCGGTTTCTGGGGATAGCGAGTCGGCTGGGGAGGGGGCGATCGCCCTGGGACAACCGGTGTATCGAGATGGTTACCGTTTGACGTTGGCCACCTATCTGCCCCATGCCTTTGTGGGGCTGGAAGTTTAG
- a CDS encoding photosystem I assembly protein Ycf3, with protein MPRSQRNDNFVDKTFTVMADLILKVLPTKREAKQAFAYYRDGMSAQADGEYAEAMDNYQEALKLEQDPVDRAYVLYNIGLIHTSNGEHDKALEAYHQALELNPRLPQALNNIAVIYHYQGERLQEAGKAEEAEEKFDQAAEYWTQAIRLAPNNYIEAQNWLKTTGRSQIDVFF; from the coding sequence ATGCCACGATCGCAACGAAACGATAACTTTGTTGACAAGACCTTTACCGTCATGGCTGACCTGATTTTGAAGGTGTTGCCGACGAAGCGTGAAGCCAAGCAAGCCTTTGCTTACTACCGAGATGGGATGTCAGCCCAGGCGGATGGGGAGTATGCCGAGGCAATGGATAACTATCAGGAAGCGCTAAAGCTAGAGCAGGACCCCGTCGATCGCGCCTATGTTCTCTATAACATTGGCCTCATCCACACCAGTAATGGCGAACATGATAAGGCCCTGGAAGCCTACCATCAGGCCTTGGAACTGAATCCACGTTTGCCTCAAGCCCTGAACAATATTGCTGTGATTTACCACTACCAGGGGGAACGGCTCCAGGAAGCGGGTAAAGCGGAGGAAGCCGAAGAGAAATTTGATCAGGCCGCTGAATACTGGACCCAAGCCATTCGCCTGGCCCCCAACAATTACATCGAAGCCCAGAATTGGCTCAAAACTACCGGGCGATCGCAGATTGACGTATTCTTCTAG
- the clpS gene encoding ATP-dependent Clp protease adapter ClpS — protein sequence MSVETLEKRSTVRKIAPRYRVLLHNDDFNSMEYVVQVLMSTVPSLTQPQAVSIMMEAHTNGIALVITCALEHAEFYCETLKNHGLTSTIEPDE from the coding sequence ATGTCTGTAGAAACCCTTGAAAAACGATCGACGGTTCGGAAAATCGCCCCTCGTTACCGAGTGTTGCTGCATAACGACGACTTCAATTCAATGGAATATGTGGTCCAGGTCCTCATGAGTACGGTTCCCAGCCTGACCCAGCCGCAAGCAGTCAGCATCATGATGGAGGCCCATACCAATGGGATTGCCCTCGTGATTACCTGCGCCCTCGAACATGCAGAATTTTACTGTGAAACCCTGAAAAACCACGGCCTCACCAGCACGATCGAGCCGGATGAGTAG
- the gatC gene encoding Asp-tRNA(Asn)/Glu-tRNA(Gln) amidotransferase subunit GatC, with product MIDREQVQKVALLARLQLTEAEETQFTTQLNDILDYFEQLSELDTSDVPPTAWAIEATNVTRADEVQPERERELILQGAPDREDDFFKVPKILGEA from the coding sequence ATGATCGATCGCGAACAGGTCCAGAAAGTTGCCCTTTTAGCTCGTCTCCAGCTAACTGAAGCCGAAGAAACCCAATTCACTACCCAGTTGAACGATATCCTGGATTATTTTGAGCAGTTAAGCGAGTTGGATACCAGTGATGTGCCGCCCACGGCGTGGGCGATTGAGGCAACTAATGTTACCCGTGCAGATGAGGTGCAACCCGAACGGGAGCGGGAGTTAATCCTACAAGGTGCCCCCGATCGCGAGGATGATTTCTTCAAGGTACCCAAAATTTTGGGTGAGGCGTAG
- a CDS encoding histidinol-phosphate transaminase: MLKFIRPELAQLVAYAPHPEGASAPDTLPDFAPVATLDQLNANESPYDLPLVLKQKLAWAYQQELATNRYPDSGHAALKQAIADYVRQSSGAAITAEQISVGNGSDELIRSLLIATCLGGQGAILVADPTFVMYRILAETLGIPVVAVGRSETTFAMDLTAAQSALVQTQAPPIRVVFVVHPNSPTANLLTEAEITWLRQLPEHILVVIDEAYFEFSQHTLVSELAQHPNWVILRTFSKALRLASHRVGYAIAAAPLTVILEKVRLPYNLPAASQAAALVALQHREQLLSVIPSMLTARSQILATLAHHPQLQVWPSAANFVYLRLRPEALVSQTSADGALARLTELLKRQGTLVRQISGGLRVTIGTPEENQRFLERLAIALAHL; this comes from the coding sequence ATGCTCAAGTTCATCCGACCAGAATTAGCTCAATTGGTGGCCTATGCCCCCCACCCGGAAGGGGCAAGCGCACCTGATACTCTACCCGATTTCGCGCCGGTAGCGACGCTTGATCAGTTAAATGCCAACGAGTCGCCCTATGATTTGCCCCTGGTACTGAAGCAAAAGCTCGCTTGGGCCTATCAACAGGAACTGGCTACAAATCGCTACCCGGATAGTGGTCATGCGGCACTTAAGCAGGCGATCGCTGATTATGTGCGGCAAAGCTCTGGAGCCGCTATTACGGCGGAGCAAATTTCGGTAGGCAATGGTTCGGATGAGTTAATTCGATCGCTGTTGATTGCCACTTGTTTGGGGGGGCAAGGGGCAATCCTGGTTGCCGATCCCACTTTTGTTATGTATCGGATTCTGGCCGAAACCTTGGGGATTCCAGTGGTGGCGGTGGGGCGATCGGAGACAACTTTTGCGATGGATTTAACCGCTGCCCAATCAGCCCTTGTCCAAACCCAAGCTCCCCCGATTCGGGTGGTGTTTGTTGTCCATCCCAATTCCCCCACGGCTAATCTGCTAACCGAGGCGGAAATAACCTGGTTACGGCAGCTACCAGAACACATCCTGGTGGTGATCGACGAGGCCTATTTTGAATTTAGTCAGCATACCCTGGTTTCTGAACTGGCCCAACATCCTAACTGGGTAATTTTGCGCACGTTTTCTAAGGCATTACGGTTAGCTAGCCATCGAGTGGGGTATGCGATCGCGGCGGCACCGTTGACGGTGATTTTGGAAAAAGTTCGTTTACCCTATAACCTACCGGCAGCGTCCCAGGCGGCAGCGTTGGTGGCGTTACAACACCGAGAGCAACTGTTAAGCGTGATTCCATCGATGTTGACGGCGCGATCGCAGATCCTGGCCACTTTGGCCCATCATCCTCAACTGCAAGTGTGGCCAAGTGCGGCTAATTTTGTCTATTTACGATTACGGCCTGAAGCACTGGTGTCTCAAACATCAGCAGATGGGGCATTAGCACGGCTGACGGAATTACTGAAGCGGCAGGGAACCCTCGTACGGCAGATTAGCGGGGGGTTACGGGTGACGATCGGTACCCCAGAGGAAAACCAACGCTTTTTAGAGCGGCTGGCGATCGCCTTAGCTCATTTATAG
- a CDS encoding asparaginase, with amino-acid sequence MNKGKRTQTPELKVQLLREGIAESVHCVEAVVCDDRGRVLSIAGNSETTAFARSALKPFQALAVTTTGTLARYGLNDRDLAIICSSHKGTVEQARQAFNVLWRSDIDPSALQCPTPPGKRSPLEHNCSGKHAGMLTVCRQRNWPLSSYTQYKHPVQQLILSKIAELLRMPAAEFIEARDDCGAPTYLFQISQMACLYAQLSSGNNLDMERIIRAMTSHPDLIAGEGEFDTVLMQLTQGELVSKGGAEGIQCIGRVGEGMGLAIKVRDGAKRAKQAAAIQLLKQLGWITPTIAETLAETFTSLSPYKRLEVLGELALL; translated from the coding sequence ATGAACAAGGGAAAACGAACACAGACCCCCGAACTTAAGGTGCAACTGTTGCGGGAGGGGATTGCTGAATCCGTCCACTGCGTTGAGGCAGTGGTATGTGACGATCGTGGGCGCGTCCTCTCGATCGCGGGTAATTCGGAAACAACGGCCTTTGCCCGATCAGCGCTCAAGCCCTTTCAGGCACTAGCGGTGACAACGACGGGGACGCTAGCCCGCTACGGTCTCAACGATCGGGATTTGGCGATTATTTGTAGTTCCCACAAGGGAACCGTTGAGCAAGCGCGACAGGCCTTTAATGTCCTGTGGCGATCGGATATCGACCCTTCGGCGCTCCAGTGCCCTACGCCACCGGGCAAGCGGAGTCCCCTGGAACACAATTGTTCGGGTAAACACGCCGGGATGTTGACGGTGTGTCGGCAGCGGAATTGGCCCTTGAGCAGCTACACGCAATATAAGCACCCGGTTCAGCAGTTGATCCTCAGCAAGATTGCCGAACTGTTGCGGATGCCTGCGGCGGAGTTTATTGAGGCGCGGGATGATTGTGGTGCGCCTACCTACTTGTTTCAGATTAGTCAGATGGCTTGTCTGTATGCCCAGCTCAGTTCTGGTAACAATCTGGATATGGAGCGGATCATCCGGGCGATGACCAGCCATCCTGATTTAATCGCTGGGGAAGGCGAGTTTGATACGGTCTTGATGCAACTCACCCAGGGCGAGCTGGTGAGCAAGGGGGGAGCCGAGGGCATCCAGTGCATTGGTCGCGTGGGCGAAGGGATGGGGTTGGCGATTAAAGTGCGGGATGGGGCCAAACGGGCGAAGCAGGCGGCGGCGATTCAACTGCTCAAGCAATTGGGTTGGATTACGCCGACGATCGCTGAGACGCTCGCAGAAACCTTTACCAGCCTCAGCCCTTATAAACGGTTGGAGGTGTTGGGAGAACTGGCACTGCTTTAA
- the gshB gene encoding glutathione synthase encodes MKFAFIIDPIADLDPGHDTSVALMEAAQLRGHEVWITTIEALSVAEGKAWASLQPVRLNPVSLVDGIWQIPQPWYCLNHTGATSPAAPIPMPLETMDAVWMRTDPPVTIPYLYATYLLDYIDPAKTLVINQPQGIRAANEKMYGLRFKTAMPTTIVSRDKATIRQFVEQQGAAVLKPLGGKAGEGILFLTPDDRNFNSLVEISTHQGKVPVIVQQYLPDAKLGDKRIILLNGEPIGAVNRIPTGQEFRGNMAVGGRVAVTEITDREYEICAAIAPTLRQDGLYFVGIDVIGGYLTEVNVTSPTGIREIDRLTGSQVAHRVIEWVEQQRGSV; translated from the coding sequence ATGAAATTTGCCTTTATTATTGACCCGATCGCTGACCTAGACCCTGGCCACGATACCAGTGTTGCCCTGATGGAAGCAGCTCAACTGCGGGGGCATGAGGTCTGGATTACCACGATCGAGGCGCTGAGCGTGGCTGAGGGGAAGGCGTGGGCGAGCTTGCAGCCTGTGCGTCTCAATCCGGTGTCCTTAGTAGACGGGATCTGGCAAATCCCCCAGCCTTGGTACTGTTTAAACCATACGGGGGCGACCTCCCCGGCTGCACCCATACCCATGCCATTGGAAACAATGGACGCGGTTTGGATGCGCACTGATCCCCCCGTGACCATTCCCTACCTGTACGCTACCTACCTGTTGGATTATATCGACCCTGCCAAGACCTTGGTGATCAACCAACCCCAGGGGATTCGGGCAGCGAATGAGAAGATGTATGGGTTGCGGTTCAAAACGGCCATGCCGACGACGATCGTCAGTCGGGATAAGGCGACAATTCGTCAATTTGTTGAACAGCAGGGGGCTGCTGTCTTGAAACCGCTGGGGGGTAAAGCAGGGGAAGGGATTTTGTTCCTGACACCGGACGATCGCAATTTTAATTCTCTGGTGGAGATTAGCACCCACCAGGGCAAGGTGCCGGTGATTGTGCAGCAGTATTTACCCGATGCCAAGTTGGGCGATAAGCGTATCATCCTGCTCAACGGGGAACCGATCGGGGCGGTGAATCGCATTCCCACAGGCCAGGAGTTTCGGGGCAATATGGCTGTGGGTGGTCGGGTAGCGGTGACGGAAATTACCGATCGCGAGTATGAGATTTGCGCTGCGATCGCGCCAACGTTGCGACAGGACGGTCTCTATTTTGTTGGCATTGATGTGATTGGGGGGTATCTGACTGAAGTGAATGTTACCAGCCCCACGGGCATTCGAGAAATCGATCGCCTTACGGGTAGCCAGGTTGCCCATCGCGTGATCGAGTGGGTGGAGCAGCAACGGGGATCAGTTTGA
- the grxC gene encoding glutaredoxin 3, producing MMPKVEIYTWSRCPFCLRAKALLTQKGVEFTEYCIDGDEAAREVMAARANGRRSLPQIFINDQHIGGCDDIYALNAAGKLDPLLQASS from the coding sequence ATGATGCCAAAAGTTGAGATCTATACCTGGAGCCGTTGTCCCTTTTGTTTGCGTGCCAAGGCGCTCCTGACCCAGAAAGGGGTTGAGTTTACGGAATACTGTATTGATGGCGACGAGGCGGCCCGAGAGGTGATGGCGGCACGGGCCAATGGACGACGATCGCTGCCCCAAATTTTTATCAATGACCAACACATTGGCGGCTGTGATGACATCTATGCCCTCAATGCGGCTGGTAAACTGGATCCCTTATTACAGGCTAGCTCATGA
- a CDS encoding CPBP family intramembrane glutamic endopeptidase — protein MNIQLAQLAQAPASKRITSFVLLLAMLWLPFALPLYYFGHHTVWASPLALLLLYVEFLLLVAWWGKRVYQSSGLFRQYGLVWTRSNGQEYLMGLGLGLGSLLGLFLIQAALGWLVWRSPPSWRVIAEGLLLGGAIGFAEELLFRGWLWDELRRDYSFKISLWVNSLIFATLHFIKPLAEILRTAWQFPGLVMLAMIMIRAKGATHHRLGLSMGLHAGLVWGYYLVSVGQWVRYTGQVPPWVTGVDHNPLMGASGLGCLALLLWLITQRDRGQTLID, from the coding sequence TTGAACATTCAATTAGCCCAGCTAGCCCAGGCTCCCGCCTCAAAACGGATTACCAGTTTTGTGCTCCTGCTGGCCATGCTCTGGCTTCCCTTCGCCCTGCCGCTGTATTACTTTGGGCACCATACCGTTTGGGCCAGCCCCCTTGCCTTGCTCCTGTTATACGTGGAATTCCTCCTACTGGTTGCCTGGTGGGGAAAACGGGTTTACCAGTCATCCGGGTTGTTCCGGCAATATGGGCTAGTTTGGACCCGCAGCAATGGCCAGGAATACCTGATGGGACTGGGCCTAGGGTTGGGGAGCTTGCTGGGCCTGTTCCTCATCCAGGCTGCGTTAGGATGGCTAGTCTGGCGATCGCCGCCCAGTTGGCGGGTAATAGCCGAAGGGTTACTGCTGGGGGGCGCGATCGGCTTTGCAGAGGAACTGCTTTTTCGCGGTTGGCTCTGGGATGAGCTACGGCGGGATTACTCGTTTAAAATCAGTTTGTGGGTCAATAGCCTCATTTTTGCAACCCTACACTTTATCAAGCCACTGGCAGAAATCCTGCGCACAGCATGGCAATTTCCGGGATTAGTCATGCTGGCCATGATTATGATTCGAGCCAAGGGCGCTACACATCATCGCCTCGGTTTGAGTATGGGTCTCCATGCGGGCTTAGTTTGGGGTTATTATCTGGTCAGCGTTGGCCAGTGGGTACGCTATACCGGGCAAGTTCCCCCCTGGGTAACGGGGGTAGATCACAATCCCTTAATGGGCGCCAGCGGCCTGGGTTGCTTAGCCCTACTGCTCTGGTTGATAACCCAACGCGATCGGGGCCAGACCCTGATTGACTGA
- a CDS encoding DUF4359 domain-containing protein, whose product MKWPGSIIIGGACLVGGGVVLAMTNPSQADYNAFAVKHLSDYLKTEVCTLKLPIIGTALQAECEKLVDTHQPQLKEIIAANTQRKDYLFFSLYRTELSPQQILPFLPSNLLPSYEAEAIGIFNTFHLYRAREQLRSLQGFQEAQFDWRISQSMPFLILNTGGIVAK is encoded by the coding sequence ATGAAGTGGCCAGGAAGCATAATTATCGGCGGAGCCTGTTTGGTCGGCGGTGGTGTGGTATTGGCCATGACCAATCCCTCCCAGGCAGACTACAATGCCTTTGCAGTTAAGCATTTATCGGACTACCTCAAAACGGAGGTGTGTACCCTCAAACTGCCAATCATTGGGACAGCCCTACAAGCGGAGTGTGAAAAACTGGTCGATACCCATCAACCCCAGCTAAAGGAAATTATTGCGGCCAATACCCAACGCAAGGACTACCTCTTCTTCAGTCTCTATCGGACGGAATTATCCCCCCAGCAAATCCTGCCGTTTCTCCCCAGTAATCTCCTACCAAGTTATGAGGCTGAGGCGATCGGGATTTTCAATACCTTCCATCTCTACCGAGCCAGGGAACAACTGCGATCGCTGCAAGGTTTCCAGGAAGCCCAATTCGACTGGCGGATCTCCCAATCCATGCCCTTCCTAATCCTAAACACCGGAGGTATCGTAGCTAAGTAG
- a CDS encoding phycobilisome rod-core linker polypeptide: MAIPLLEYPPVCQNQRVVNYEVPGDEQTRIYSTDNLLSPSDMGDLIEAAYRQIFFHAFAADRERFLESQLRNGQITVRDFIRGLLLSNTYKRSFYDLNSNYRFVEQTVQRVLGRDVYSEREKIAWSIVVATKGIKGFVDQLLNSEEYLQAFGENTVPYQRRRILSGRSVGEVPFNIKSPRYDAYYRAKLGFPQAIWQTTVRRYTSYDRQPRPGSPALFLDMARSINPKGNQPQRLSALNIDIEKSVPRR; encoded by the coding sequence GTGGCAATTCCTCTCTTAGAATATCCCCCCGTTTGCCAGAATCAGCGGGTGGTGAATTATGAGGTTCCGGGGGATGAACAGACCCGGATTTACTCCACCGACAACCTACTTTCCCCATCAGACATGGGAGATCTGATTGAAGCGGCCTACCGTCAGATTTTCTTCCATGCCTTTGCCGCGGATCGGGAGCGGTTCTTGGAGTCACAACTGCGTAATGGCCAAATCACCGTTCGGGATTTTATTCGGGGGTTACTGCTGTCCAATACCTACAAGCGCAGCTTCTATGATCTCAACAGCAATTACCGCTTTGTTGAGCAAACGGTGCAGCGGGTGCTGGGCCGGGATGTTTACAGTGAGCGGGAAAAGATTGCTTGGTCGATTGTAGTAGCTACTAAAGGGATTAAGGGGTTTGTCGATCAGCTACTCAACAGCGAAGAGTATCTGCAAGCCTTTGGAGAAAATACGGTTCCCTATCAACGGCGGCGGATCTTGTCTGGTCGGTCTGTAGGAGAAGTTCCCTTTAATATCAAGTCGCCCCGTTACGATGCTTACTACCGGGCGAAATTGGGCTTTCCCCAAGCGATTTGGCAAACGACTGTGCGTCGCTATACCAGCTACGACAGACAGCCCCGCCCTGGCAGCCCTGCTCTGTTCCTCGACATGGCGCGGAGCATCAATCCAAAAGGCAATCAACCTCAGCGGCTGTCGGCGCTCAATATTGATATTGAGAAGTCGGTACCGCGTCGATAG